From the Brachyspira intermedia PWS/A genome, the window TTCTTCTTATACTCATTAGTCCGCTGTCGCCTGCCATATAATCAACTAAATTCATTAAGAAAATTTTATTTGCAGTATAGGCACTGTTTTTAGCCATTTCATAAGAACCAAGAACTATCACTCTTCCGCTTGTAGTAGAATTAATTCTGTTTATATCATTATTAATATTGTTCTGAGCATTTGTTGATGAAGGTATATCTTTTCCTGCAAATGCACTATTCATTTTTCCTTCAAATGAAGCAGCTAAAAGTCTTTTTGATAATCTGTTTGAATCCTGAGGCATTCCTGTCATAGAAGAAGCAAAGTTTTCTGTTTCAACCCAGCTTTTATCACTTGTATAAATTAAAGGTGTTACTTTTATATCAGTATTATTTGTATTAGTTATAATTTCTGATGATATAGGAGTAAGTAAAAGATTAATGCTTTTAGTTATATCATTTTTAGCATTAATATTTTCAGAGGCTATTAAAGGTATATAATACATTTTCTGTTCCGGCATACCCTGCTGTAATTGAGCCTTATATGCATTATCATCAAATATCATATTTGTGGCTACAGTAAAACCATAATTTGGAAGTATTTCATTAAGTCTATTTGTAACAGGTATAAGTTTAGGACCGTACATCTGAGCATTAGGATCATTTTGATTTATCTCTACACCATTAAGCATAAATAATACAGGCTTTCCGCTCATAATAAACTGATCCAATTTATATAATTCATAGTCGCTGAATGCTGTTTTACTTCCTGCTATTATTAGAGCATCTATACTTGAAGGTATATCATTTAATGAAATATCAACAGCTTCAAAATTATAATTGCCTTGTATTTCTGTTACATATTCGCTTACGCTGTCATAAGCATCATTAGGATTTCCTCCGAATTGAGGAGGTATAGTTATATAATTAGCTTCTTCATGTCCCTGAACATATCCTATAGTTGCTTTAAGTCCAAGCATACTATCTATATTTTTTGATATTTCATTTTTTATTTCGTCAAAAGCCCCATACAATATATATGATGTTGAAAGCTGTCTTATATCATCTCCATTTTCTAAAACTAATGAAAAATAAGCACTTCCTTTATTTGCGACTATATTTCCATTAGGGTCTTTTATATCATCCCATTCAATTTTTTTTACATTAAGCTTTTTTAATAATTCTTCATTTTCAGCAGTAGGGTTAGACATATCTACATTTATAAATCTTACTTTATTCATTAAATCCTTATTAGCATCAGCAACAGCCTGCATAATAGAATCAGGTATAAGCTCCATTGCTCCTATAGGAAGAAGATCATATATTTCTTTTGATGATACATAATAAACATTCAAATTATTCTCTAATCTTGCAAGTCTGTCATTTTTATCCATCATCTTTCTTATTATAGTGTCTATATTATATTCTAAACCTTCAGTTGATTGTACAAATGGTATTGTTTCTATAGAATCACCATATATGAAAGAAAGTCCCATATATGCTACTTTAGTTTGAGTTTGATCCTTTTCTAATACGCTTATTTGAGTAGGATTTATTCTGTACTGGCTAGCTAAATCCCCATGTTTTGATGCATCTATCACTTCAAAGCTAATATTCTTTCCGCCAGCTGCTTTATATCCTTCAAATAAATCTTTTATGTATTTTTCGTAAGTAGAAAATGGGGGAGGTAAATTTGGTGTAACGAAAAATTTTACACTCATAGGTTCTTTTAAATTTTTAACTAAATTCTTGCTTTCTTTACTCAAAGAATAAACTTTATCCTTAGTTAAATCTATCATAGGAGTAAATTGATTAGCTATTGCATTTATTAGTATTATAATTACAACTATTAATGAAAATGTTATTATTCTGTCTTTTTTCTTTGTCATATATTACCTGCATATAAAGATTGTATAGTATTCTGACTGCATTTATAAATCAGAAATAACGAAAATGTGCTATGTATTATATATTTAATAATGCTATTTGTCAAAATATATAATTTATAAACCAAAAAAATATTTTTGTAATAATTTGTATATAAATGCTTGACATTTTTTCTTTGTGTGCTATAATATTTTCACTTGCCTAGTTAGCTCAGTTGGTAGAGCAAAGGACTGAAAATCCTTGTGTCTAGGGTTCGATTCCCTGACTAGGCACATCCCCCTTTTTTAATCACAATAAATCTAATTAAGCACTATTATAAAATATATAACTTCTTATGAATTAAAATAACAATGGTAAAATAATATGGATATAGAAAAAGAAATGAGTAATTATATTAATCCTCTTTATGAAGATAATCATATAATAGTAGCTGTAAAGCCGCCTAATATACCTACACAGGGCGATATAACAGGGGATATTTCTTTTTTTGAGAATATTAAAGATTATATAAAAATAAAGTACAATAAGAAAGGCAATGTATTTTTAGGGCTTGTACATAGATTAGATAGACCTGTATCAGGAGTTATAGTATTTGCTAAGACTTCGAAGGCTGCTTCAAGATTAAGCGAGGCTATAAGAGATAGAAAATTTGAAAAAACTTATTATGCCGTTGTTAATGGTATACTTTTAGAAAAAGAGGGTAAACTTGAAAACTATCTTATTAAGAAAACTAACAAATTGGGTAATATAGCTCAGGTTGTTTTTGAAAATACAAAGAATGCAAAAATAGCCAAATTAAAATATAATGTTATAAAAGAAGATGTAATAAAAAATCTTAGTTTATTAAAGATAGAATTAGAAACAGGCAGATTCCATCAAATAAGAGTACAGCTTTCTAATATAGGACATGTTATATATGGGGATAGGAAATACGGAAGTTATATAAAATATGACAGAAATGATGTTCCTTTAGCTTTATTTGCCAAAAGTCTTAAATTTCCACATCCTACAAAAGATGAAGAAATATATGTTGAAGCAGATTTGCCATCATATAATCCATGGAATATATTTAATAATTAGTTATGAAAAAAAATTAAATTTGGGCTTGACAAAAAATTAATAATATTGTATTATATACAAACATTTGAATGAATGTGAAAACAAACGGGCCAATAGCTCAGTCGGTAGAGCATCGCCCTTTTAAGGCGGTTGTCGAAGGTTCGAACCCTTCTTGGCTCACATCAATCAAAAGTTCTTTAATATATGCCGGTGTGGTGAAGAGGTTTAACACACAGGATTTTCATTCCTGCACTCGCGGGTTCGAAACCCGTCACCGGTTCATTGTTGCCGTACTGATAATTAGTACGGCTTTTTTATTATTGCTAGCTATAAACTTTTTATTTATATGATAAAAAATCTGTTTTAAAATTTAATAACATAACCAATATTCTTATAATAAAATATTAAAGCAAGTAGTTTATATATAACTTTTTGAAATTTAATTATATACAATTTATTACATTTAAATATATTATATATGTGCTTTTGCAACTTTTGCCACGGGAAAAGTTGATATATTTTATTATTGATATAGTAATAAATCTTTGAAATATATATTACAACTAAAGTTATCAGCTATTTTTTATTAAGTTTATCACTAGCGATAATAAAAATGTTATAGAATATAAAATAAATAAAATACAAAAAGCGACAGGTGTGTAACTTAATAAATTAAGTTAAGCCTTTAGCGAACCAAGTACAGGTGGGCTAGTATAACAATAATAAAAAAAAGCAGAATATTTTTAATATCCTGCTTTTTTGTTTATATTCTTAATATTAATTATTATACATAAGCTCTTTCTTTGTAAGTACCTGTCTTAAACCATCTTTAGCCTGTGAATCTCCTCCATCGTAACTTAAAGCATTTCTATAACTTTCTTCAGCATTATCAAGTTCATTCATTCTATAATAACATTTACCTAAAACTAAATTGATGTCAAATAGTTGTCTTTTTGATGTAGCCAAATTCAAAGCCTCATTATAAGCATATATAGCTTCATTATATTGAAGTCTTCTATAAGAGAATGCTCCATAAAGCATATAGTTTTCAACACTAGGTGACATTTCCACTAATTGTCTGTAGTAAGCAGAAGCATCATTATAAGAACGTATTTCTTCCATCATTGTTGCTAATGTTATCCAAGCATTCTCTCTTACTAAGATAGTATTATTATCATCATTAGCAGCTATAAGTAGAGATTCTTTTGCTTTTTCATAATTTTTTGTTTTATAATAAAGCATTCCGGCTCTATATATACTTTCTCTATCTTTAGGATATTTAGAAAGTGTGTAATTATAATAATTTAACGCTTCATTATTATTACCTATGCTTTCATAGTAAACAGCTAATGTTCTGCTAGGGAAGGCATTTCCTACATCTGCAGCAATAGATTCTTTTAATAATTTTATACCTTTATCTGAATTTCCATAGTATAGTTCTAATTCTCCAAGTCTAGGCATAAATATTGCATTATTGGTTTCTATCTTATATATTTCCTGATAGTATCTTAAAGATGCCATAAAATCTTTTTGTCTATATGTTATATCTCCAAGTCTTTCCAATGCTGTTTTATATAAATCATCTTTATTATTAGCCATTATAATTTTTTTATAATTTGCTTCTGCTTCTTTAAGCATGCTTCCTTTATAGTATGCATTAGCAAGCAAACCTGTAGCACCATAAGTATTGGTATAATCTTTCATTTTTACCAATCTTAAATAATATTTTACAGATCTGTCATATGCATTTTCTTTTTCATACAATTCTCCTAATGCAAGTATTGTATCAACATCATTAGGATTTTGCTCTAATATTTGCTCATATACTTTTTTTATACCGTCATAATCTTCAACCTGCTCATATATTTTTACAAGTCTTTTTATAGAGTCAGGTTTCGTATCTGAATTAACTAAACTTTTCAAATACATCTCTATAGCACTATCTGTATCTCCTGATATTACATATATGTCGCCTAATATTGTAGCAGCTTTATCAGCATATTCTCCCTTGCTTCTTCTAACTAATTTAGTTAAAGTATCATAAGCAACACTTTGAAAACCTTCATTAAGTGCTATTAATCCTACATAAAATAAAGCCTCATCATTTTCTTCTAAAGTTAAAACTCTTTCATAATAGCCTTTAGCCAATCGAGGCAAATCTCTTTCCATATAGAATCTTCCTAATGTGAGAAGGCTAGGTATATAATTACTGTTTATTGATAATGAATTTTCTAATGATACTAAAGCTTCATCATACATTTCTTTTTTTAGATAGGATATTCCTAAATTATGTTTTAACTGCTCATCTAAATACAATGAATTTGTCATAGTATTAAATATTTTTATTGCATTATCATAATCTTTTGTTTCATTGTATATTTTTCCTAGAAGTATATTAGCTTCATATTCTTTTTTGGGGTCTATGGTATTTCTTATTTCTTTTTTCAATATTGATTTAGCTTTATTATAATCTTTATTATTATAATACTCTTTAGCCAAGGTATAATCGTCTACAATTTGAGAATTTAATTTTACTTTACCTTGTATTATTGCTACATTTAATGATAATATAGCTATTAAACCTAAGGCTCCTATAGATAATATAAAAACTATCATCTGTATGTTTTTATATTTAGCCAATCTTTTATTGTATGTCTTTTTCTTGTATACCATCTAAAATCCCATTTACAAATTTATAAGAATCTTTATCACTAAAAATTTTAGAAATTTCTACTGCTTCATCTATTACTACAGATTTAGGTATGTCTTTCAAAAATATTAGCGAGTATATTGACATTCTAATAATTGATTTGTCTACATACTGTATTCTTTTTATATCCCAATTATTAGAATATTTTTCTATTAAGTTATCTATTCTTTCTAAATTATTTATAGTACCTTCTACCAAATTTCTAGTGAATGCGAATATATTTTCAGGTATTTTTTTATCATAATCGAAACTAAGAATTTCATTTACAGTTTCTTTTCTATCATTAATTTCATAAGAATATAAAGACATAACAGCATATATTCTAGCCTGTCTTCTTGCTCCATAAGATGATAAATCTAAATCTTTAATATTTTCTTTACTTTTAGATTTTATTATCATTTTTTTCTTAACAGCTTTTCTAGGGGCTGCTTCTGTATTTTCAACTTCATTGTTACTATTTATATCTATTTCTTCAGACATATACAAACCTGTAAATAATAATTTTGATAATATTTTTTTTATATTTTCGGAATATATATCATAAAAATAATTTGCATATAAAAAAGGCTATGATT encodes:
- a CDS encoding GldG family protein, translated to MTKKKDRIITFSLIVVIIILINAIANQFTPMIDLTKDKVYSLSKESKNLVKNLKEPMSVKFFVTPNLPPPFSTYEKYIKDLFEGYKAAGGKNISFEVIDASKHGDLASQYRINPTQISVLEKDQTQTKVAYMGLSFIYGDSIETIPFVQSTEGLEYNIDTIIRKMMDKNDRLARLENNLNVYYVSSKEIYDLLPIGAMELIPDSIMQAVADANKDLMNKVRFINVDMSNPTAENEELLKKLNVKKIEWDDIKDPNGNIVANKGSAYFSLVLENGDDIRQLSTSYILYGAFDEIKNEISKNIDSMLGLKATIGYVQGHEEANYITIPPQFGGNPNDAYDSVSEYVTEIQGNYNFEAVDISLNDIPSSIDALIIAGSKTAFSDYELYKLDQFIMSGKPVLFMLNGVEINQNDPNAQMYGPKLIPVTNRLNEILPNYGFTVATNMIFDDNAYKAQLQQGMPEQKMYYIPLIASENINAKNDITKSINLLLTPISSEIITNTNNTDIKVTPLIYTSDKSWVETENFASSMTGMPQDSNRLSKRLLAASFEGKMNSAFAGKDIPSSTNAQNNINNDINRINSTTSGRVIVLGSYEMAKNSAYTANKIFLMNLVDYMAGDSGLMSIRRKGAVFNPPYQVPETVKLFVRVINIVMLPVAVIVFGLMLWSSDKKRRQNIFEKFNRKAE
- a CDS encoding RluA family pseudouridine synthase, whose product is MDIEKEMSNYINPLYEDNHIIVAVKPPNIPTQGDITGDISFFENIKDYIKIKYNKKGNVFLGLVHRLDRPVSGVIVFAKTSKAASRLSEAIRDRKFEKTYYAVVNGILLEKEGKLENYLIKKTNKLGNIAQVVFENTKNAKIAKLKYNVIKEDVIKNLSLLKIELETGRFHQIRVQLSNIGHVIYGDRKYGSYIKYDRNDVPLALFAKSLKFPHPTKDEEIYVEADLPSYNPWNIFNN
- a CDS encoding tetratricopeptide repeat protein → MVYKKKTYNKRLAKYKNIQMIVFILSIGALGLIAILSLNVAIIQGKVKLNSQIVDDYTLAKEYYNNKDYNKAKSILKKEIRNTIDPKKEYEANILLGKIYNETKDYDNAIKIFNTMTNSLYLDEQLKHNLGISYLKKEMYDEALVSLENSLSINSNYIPSLLTLGRFYMERDLPRLAKGYYERVLTLEENDEALFYVGLIALNEGFQSVAYDTLTKLVRRSKGEYADKAATILGDIYVISGDTDSAIEMYLKSLVNSDTKPDSIKRLVKIYEQVEDYDGIKKVYEQILEQNPNDVDTILALGELYEKENAYDRSVKYYLRLVKMKDYTNTYGATGLLANAYYKGSMLKEAEANYKKIIMANNKDDLYKTALERLGDITYRQKDFMASLRYYQEIYKIETNNAIFMPRLGELELYYGNSDKGIKLLKESIAADVGNAFPSRTLAVYYESIGNNNEALNYYNYTLSKYPKDRESIYRAGMLYYKTKNYEKAKESLLIAANDDNNTILVRENAWITLATMMEEIRSYNDASAYYRQLVEMSPSVENYMLYGAFSYRRLQYNEAIYAYNEALNLATSKRQLFDINLVLGKCYYRMNELDNAEESYRNALSYDGGDSQAKDGLRQVLTKKELMYNN
- the nusB gene encoding transcription antitermination factor NusB, which gives rise to MSEEIDINSNNEVENTEAAPRKAVKKKMIIKSKSKENIKDLDLSSYGARRQARIYAVMSLYSYEINDRKETVNEILSFDYDKKIPENIFAFTRNLVEGTINNLERIDNLIEKYSNNWDIKRIQYVDKSIIRMSIYSLIFLKDIPKSVVIDEAVEISKIFSDKDSYKFVNGILDGIQEKDIQ